The following coding sequences lie in one Arachis ipaensis cultivar K30076 chromosome B05, Araip1.1, whole genome shotgun sequence genomic window:
- the LOC107642200 gene encoding uncharacterized protein LOC107642200, with protein sequence MPCWSAENATKAYLNTLKMGQKAKEPAVAEFISALAAGNNAQLMVVACAGAADSTTLLALVEAANQTGGHVICIVPNHEDLNGTKYVVGRTASNEVEFMVGEAEILLLNQYAAADFVLIDCKLKNHEEILKAVQVGGRKQNGTLVVGYNAFVCKGSRWSSSSSCGSRTQLLPIGEGLLVTRFGSSTVHTPKHGINKIKSRWIVKVDKCTGEEHVFRVRFPQGKVIQA encoded by the exons ATGCCTTGTTGGTCTGCAGAAAATGCCACTAAGGCCTATCTCAACACTTTGAAAAtg GGACAAAAAGCGAAAGAACCGGCCGTGGCGGAGTTTATATCGGCCTTGGCGGCCGGGAACAACGCGCAGCTAATGGTGGTGGCTTGCGCCGGGGCGGCCGACTCGACCACCTTACTAGCCCTAGTAGAGGCGGCAAATCAAACCGGAGGACACGTGATTTGCATTGTTCCAAATCATGAAGACTTAAATGGGACAAAGTATGTTGTTGGAAGAACAGCATCAAATGAAGTCGAATTCATGGTTGGAGAGGCTGAGATCCTTCTCCTTAACCAGTACGCCGCCGCCGACTTCGTCCTCATCGATTGCAAGCTCAAGAACCATGAAGAGATTCTGAAGGCAGTTCAAGTTGGTGGAAGGAAGCAAAATGGGACATTGGTGGTTGGTTACAATGCATTTGTGTGCAAAGGGTCTAGGTggtcctcatcatcatcatgtgGTTCAAGAACTCAGTTACTTCCAATTGGAGAAGGGTTATTGGTAACTAGGTTTGGATCAAGCACAGTTCATACTCCAAAACAtggaatcaacaagatcaagagTCGTTGGATTGTTAAGGTTGATAAATGCACTGGAGAAGAACATGTTTTCAGGGTTAGGTTTCCACAAGGAAAAGTTATTCAagcttaa
- the LOC107644719 gene encoding hypersensitive-induced response protein 4 — MGNTFCFFCGCIQQSNVGVVEKWGRFSRLAQPGFHFFNPLAGECLAGLLSTRICSLDVRVETKTKDNVFVQLLCSIQYRVVKENADDAFYELQNPQEQIQAYVFDVTRAIVPRMNLDELFEQKDHVAKAVLEELAKVMGDYGFSIEHILMVDIIPDPSVRKAMNEINAAQRMQLASVYKGEAEKVLQVKKAEAEAESKYLGGVGVARQRQAITDGLRENILNFSHKVEGASPKEVMDLIMITQYFDTIKDLGNSSKNTTVFIPHGPGHVRDIGDQIRNGLMEASSAQVNLD, encoded by the exons ATGGGGAACACCTTCTGCTTCTTCTGCGGATGCATCCAGCAGTCCAACGTCGGCGTGGTCGAGAAGTGGGGCCGCTTCAGCCGCCTCGCCCAACCTGGCTTCCACTTCTTCAACCCTCTCGCCGGTGAGTGCCTCGCCGGCCTCCTCTCCACCAGGATCTGCTCCCTTGACGTCCGCGTCGAGACCAAGACCAAG GACAACGTGTTTGTGCAGCTGCTGTGCTCGATTCAGTACCGTGTTGTGAAGGAGAACGCTGATGATGCTTTTTACGAGCTTCAGAACCCTCAGGAACAGATCCAGGCTTATGTCTTTGATGTCACTCGCGCTATTGTTCCCCGAATGAACTTGGATGAACTCTTTGAGCAGAAGGATCATGTTGCCAAAGCTGTTCTCGAAGAGCTTGCTAAG GTGATGGGAGACTATGGATTTAGCATAGAGCACATACTCATGGTTGATATTATACCTGATCCTTCTGTTCGTAAGGCCATGAATGAGATCAATGCAG CTCAAAGGATGCAACTAGCTAGTGTGTACAAAGGAGAAGCTGAGAAGGTGCTTCAGGTTAAGAAAGCCGAGGCAGAGGCCGAATCCAAGTACTTGGGAGGTGTTGGTGTGGCCAGGCAGAGGCAAGCTATCACAGATGGCTTGAGAGAGAACATCTTGAATTTCTCCCACAAGGTGGAAGGTGCCTCTCCCAAGGAGGTCATGGATCTTATTATGATCACTCAGTACTTCGACACCATCAAAGACCTTGGCAACTCCTCTAAGAACACCACAGTTTTCATACCCCATGGCCCTGGCCATGTTAGGGATATTGGTGATCAGATACGCAATGGACTCATGGAAGCTTCCAGTGCTCAAGTAAATCTCGACTGA
- the LOC107644717 gene encoding leucine-rich repeat receptor-like serine/threonine-protein kinase At1g17230, translated as MGCSVPSLLLHLFSLIMFLVFNPPCVCGNVEDDELKSLLDLKAALDPDNTYLSSWTMNGNPCGGGSFEGVACNDQGQVANISLQGKGLSGKLSSSIAGLKHLTGLYLHYNSLSGDIPKEIANLTQLSDLYLNVNHLSGEIPSEIGKMENLQVLQLCYNQLTGSIPTQLGDLKKLSVLALQSNQLTGAIPASLGDLGMLMRLDLSSNQLFGSIPSRLADVTSLQVLDVHNNTLSGNVPPALKRLEYGFVYESNAGLCGVGFSSLRACNDSDHVNPNRPEPYGAGVNGLSRDIPETANVKLPCNGTRCQSSSKSKHTSVTVGIVLVMIAVSAIGLLTFTLYRRRKQKLGNAFDISESRLSTDQTKGIYRKNGSPLVSLEYANGWDPLADSRNFNGDSQDMFQSFRFNLEEVESATQYFSDMNLLGKSNFSATYKGVLRDGSVVAVKSISKTSCKSDEAEFLKGLNTLTSLRNENLVRLRGFCCSRGRGECFLVYDFVPNGNLTRYLDVKEGNGEILEWSTRVSIVKGIAKGIAYLHAYKANKPALVHQNISAEKVLVDQRYNPLLSDSGLYKLLTNDIVFSALKASAAKGYLAPEYTTTGKFTEKSDVYAFGVLLFQILTGKQKITCSLRLAVESFKFEEFIDPNLHGRFFEYEAAKLAKMALLCSHESPFERPTMEAIVQELSNCSSCL; from the exons ATGGGGTGTTCAGTTCCTTCATtacttcttcatctcttctctctCATAATGTTTTTGGTTTTCAACCCACCATGTGTTTGTGGAAATGTCGAAGACGATGAGCTTAAATCACTGTTGGACTTGAAGGCTGCTTTGGATCCGGACAACACCTATCTCTCATCATGGACCATGAATGGCAACCCTTGTGGTGGTGGTTCCTTTGAAGGTGTTGCTTGCAATGATCAAGGTCAAGTTGCAAATATTTCTCTGCAAGGGAAAGGTCTCTCTGGGAAGCTTTCATCTTCCATTGCTGGACTTAAGCACCTTACAGGACTCTACTTGCATTATAACTCATTATCTGGCGACATACCTAAGGAGATTGCAAACTTGACTCAGCTCAGTGATTTGTATCTGAATGTCAATCATCTTTCTGGGGAAATCCCTTCTGAGATCGGCAAGATGGAGAACCTCCAAG TTTTGCAGCTTTGTTACAATCAGTTGACAGGAAGCATACCTACACAGCTTGGTGATTTGAAAAAGCTTAGTGTTCTTGCTTTGCAATCGAACCAGTTAACGGGTGCAATCCCTGCTAGTCTAGGTGATTTGGGAATGTTGATGAGACTAGATTTGAGCTCTAATCAGCTCTTTGGTTCCATTCCCTCTAGACTAGCTGATGTTACTTCACTGCAAGTTCTGGATGTTCACAACAATACGCTCTCTGGGAATGTACCTCCTG CTCTTAAGAGACTGGAATATGGATTTGTGTATGAATCAAATGCGGGGTTATGTGGAGTTGGGTTTTCATCCTTGAGAGCTTGCAATGATTCGGATCATGTCAACCCCAATAGACCTGAACCCTATGGGGCAGGAGTTAATGGTCTATCTAGAGATATCCCAGAAACTGCAAATGTAAAGTTGCCTTGCAATGGAACTCGGTGCCAAAGTTCATCGAAATCCAAGCACACATCTGTTACGGTTGGCATAGTTCTGGTTATGATTGCAgtatcagcaattggacttctgACCTTTACATTGTACCGTCGAAGGAAGCAAAAGCTTGGAAATGCTTTTGATATCTCCGAGAGCCGCCTAAGTACCGATCAAACCAAGGGTATATATAGGAAAAATGGTTCTCCTCTAGTGAGCCTTGAGTATGCCAATGGATGGGACCCTTTAGCCGATAGCAGGAATTTCAATGGAGATAGCCAAGATATGTTCCAGAGTTTCAGGTTCAACTTGGAAGAAGTAGAGTCGGCGACTCAGTATTTCTCAGATATGAATTTGTTAGGTAAGAGCAACTTCAGTGCAACATATAAAGGAGTTTTGAGAGATGGGTCTGTTGTTGCTGTTAAGAGCATCAGTAAAACTAGCTGCAAATCAGATGAAGCTGAATTTTTGAAGGGCCTGAACACTTTGACCTCACTGAGGAATGAGAATTTAGTGAGGTTGAGAGGATTTTGCTGTTCAAGGGGACGAGGTGAATGCTTCCTTGTCTATGATTTTGTGCCTAATGGAAATCTGACGCGTTACCTAGATGTGAAGGAGGGTAACGGAGAAATCCTGGAATGGTCAACTAGAGTTTCTATTGTGAAAGGCATTGCCAAAG GTATAGCATATCTACATGCATACAAGGCAAACAAACCGGCTcttgttcaccaaaacatctctGCGGAGAAAGTACTCGTCGATCAGCGATACAACCCGCTGCTTTCAGATTCCGGCCTGTACAAGCTTCTCACTAATGATATTGTTTTCTCTGCATTAAAGGCCAGTGCTGCCAAGGGTTATTTGGCTCCTGAGTACACAACTACAGGCAAATTCACAGAGAAAAGCGATGTGTATGCTTTCGGGGTGCTTCTTTTCCAGATCCTCACAGGGAAGCAGAAGATAACTTGCTCGTTACGCCTTGCCGTGGAATCCTTCAAGTTCGAAGAATTCATCGACCCGAATCTGCATGGCAGATTCTTTGAATACGAGGCTGCTAAACTCGCAAAGATGGCTTTGCTTTGCTCCCACGAGTCTCCCTTCGAGAGGCCAACAATGGAAGCCATTGTTCAAGAACTCAGCAACTGTAGTAGCTGTCTCTGA
- the LOC107644718 gene encoding pentatricopeptide repeat-containing protein At5g66520-like encodes MIRFCSTLTRPSSHYDHCVRLRSLIESCKSMQQIKQTHAQLLTTGLISHFVSANKFLKLLAFASLSYAHKVFDQIPQPDLFIYNTMIKAHSLSSDSCRDSLMVFRSLIRDSGLLPNRYSFVFAFGACGNGLGVQEGEQVQVHAVKTGVENNVYVANALITMYGKWKLVEESRKVFEWAAEYRDLYSWNNMIVAYVGAGNMSKAKELFDGMQERNVVSWSTIIAGYVQVGCFMEALDFFHMMLQVGTKPNEYTLVSALTACSNLVALDQGKWIHVYSGRSEIKMNEKLLASIIDMYAKCGDIESASRVFNEHNLKRKVWPWNAMIGGFAMHGKPNEAISVFEQMKIENVSPNRVTFIALLNACSHGHMVEEGKSYFRLMVSDYGINPEIEHYGCMVDLLSRAGLLKEAEEMISGMPMAPDVAIWGALLNACRIYKDMQRGYRIGKIIKEMDPDHIGCHVLLGNIYSTSRRWNEARMLREKNENSDRKKVPGCSSIELNGTFHQFLVGDRSHPQSKELYSFLDEMTTKLKIAGYVPEFGELLLDIDDEEDKETALSIHSEKLAIAFGLMNTAPGTPIRIVKNLRVCVDCHKATKFISKVYERVIIVRDRTRYHHFKNGVCSCKEYW; translated from the exons ATGATTCGGTTCTGTTCAACGTTGACGAGGCCTTCTTCACATTATGATCATTGTGTTAGGCTTCGCTCTTTGATtgaatcatgcaaatcaatgcAGCAAATTAAGCAGACTCATGCACAGTTACTAACCACTGGCCTAATCTCACACTTTGTTTCAGCTAATAAGTTTCTAAAGCTTCTTGCTTTTGCTTCCCTTTCATATGCCCACAAAGTGTTTGATCAAATTCCTCAACCAGACTTGTTCATCTACAACACTATGATCAAGGCCCATTCTTTGTCCTCTGATTCCTGTCGTGATTCCCTCATGGTTTTCCGGTCTTTGATTCGGGATTCGGGTCTTCTTCCTAATAGATATAGCTTTGTGTTTGCTTTTGGTGCTTGTGGGAATGGGTTGGGTGTGCAGGAGGGGGAGCAGGTTCAAGTTCATGCTGTGAAAACTGGCGTGGAGAATAATGTCTATGTTGCAAATGCTTTGATTACTATGTATGGGAAGTGGAAACTTGTGGAGGAGAGCCGAAAGGTCTTTGAATGGGCCGCGGAGTATAGAGATTTGTATTCATGGAACAACATGATTGTTGCTTATGTTGGAGCAGGTAACATGAGCAAAGCTAAGGAATTGTTTGATGGAATGCAAGAGCGTAATGTCGTGTCATGGAGTACGATAATTGCCGGCTATGTGCAG GTTGGCTGTTTTATGGAGGCTTTGGATTTCTTCCACATGATGCTACAAGTAGGTACAAAGCCAAATGAATATACACTTGTAAGTGCTCTTACAGCATGTTCAAATCTAGTAGCATTGGATCAAGGGAAGTGGATCCATGTTTACAGTGGCAGAAGTGAAATCAAGATGAATGAGAAGCTTCTTGCTAGCATCATTGACATGTATGCAAAGTGTGGTGACATTGAATCTGCATCAAGAGTTTTCAATGAACACAATTTGAAGCGAAAGGTTTGGCCTTGGAATGCCATGATTGGTGGGTTTGCAATGCATGGAAAACCCAACGAGGCTATAAGTGTTTTTGAACAAATGAAGATTGAAAATGTTTCTCCCAATAGAGTCACGTTCATTGCGTTACTAAATGCTTGTAGCCATGGCCACATGGTCGAGGAGGGGAAGTCCTACTTCAGATTGATGGTTAGTGACTATGGAATTAACCCGGAAATAGAGCATTATGGATGCATGGTAGATCTACTCAGTCGTGCCGGTCTCCTAAAGGAGGCCGAAGAAATGATATCAGGTATGCCTATGGCTCCAGATGTAGCAATTTGGGGAGCACTACTAAATGCTTGTAGAATCTATAAAGATATGCAGAGGGGTTATAGAATAGGGAAAATTATTAAAGAAATGGATCCTGACCATATAGGGTGTCATGTTCTATTGGGTAATATATATTCCACGTCCAGAAGATGGAATGAAGCAAGGATGCTAAGAGAGAAGAATGAAAACAGTGACAGAAAAAAGGTTCCCGGTTGCAGttcaattgaattgaatggaacaTTCCATCAATTCCTTGTTGGGGATCGATCCCATCCTCAAAGTAAAGAGCTTTACTCATTTTTGGATGAGATGACAACCAAGTTAAAGATTGCTGGGTATGTTCCAGAATTTGGGGAGCTTCTGCTCGATATTGATGACGAGGAAGACAAAGAGACTGCCCTGTCAATACACAGTGAGAAATTGGCTATTGCTTTTGGGTTGATGAACACAGCACCTGGAACCCCGATTCGCATTGTGAAGAATTTGAGAGTTTGTGTGGACTGTCATAAAGCAACAAAATTCATCTCCAAGGTTTATGAGCGAGTAATTATAGTTAGAGACAGGACGAGATATCACCATTTTAAAAATGGAGTTTGCTCTTGCAAAGAATATTGGTAA